A genomic region of Rhodohalobacter sp. 614A contains the following coding sequences:
- a CDS encoding SPOR domain-containing protein has protein sequence MNRFISLFIILLIVSAGCSTTEKTTKENGDEGSTSTDQPIFNLDPDLVEDYLMDEMTESERELFETRSALADQFVTVEQDMPEIFLKDVEQDNDLVDQYAGFRVQLLSTRSVADADSTKDNFRLWADENIEGYSPEVYVIFRQPYYKVRTGDFRNQRRANQFSRLLKNDFPNAWVVHDRIEPQFLPADTTEIRKVSSR, from the coding sequence ATGAATAGATTTATTTCACTTTTTATCATCCTTCTGATTGTTTCTGCCGGTTGCAGTACAACCGAGAAAACAACAAAAGAAAATGGGGATGAAGGCTCAACATCGACTGATCAACCCATCTTTAATCTTGATCCGGATTTAGTAGAAGATTACCTGATGGACGAAATGACCGAGTCGGAAAGAGAACTCTTTGAAACCCGAAGCGCCCTCGCCGATCAGTTTGTAACGGTAGAACAGGACATGCCGGAAATATTTCTTAAAGACGTTGAACAAGACAACGATCTGGTTGATCAATATGCCGGATTCCGGGTGCAGCTATTATCCACAAGAAGTGTTGCCGATGCTGATTCAACCAAAGATAATTTCCGGCTGTGGGCTGATGAAAATATTGAAGGTTATTCTCCTGAAGTATATGTCATTTTTCGTCAACCCTATTACAAAGTGCGGACTGGTGATTTCAGAAATCAGCGAAGAGCCAATCAATTTTCGCGCCTGCTAAAGAATGATTTCCCAAATGCGTGGGTGGTTCATGACCGTATTGAACCGCAGTTTCTTCCGGCAGACACGACTGAAATCAGAAAGGTCAGTTCGCGCTGA
- a CDS encoding metallophosphoesterase family protein, which translates to MSQKIVAIGDIHGCVRSLKTLWNQLKPHKDAIHVFIGDYIDRGPDSKGVVDFLLDVQYDRKCVFLRGNHEQMLLNALNKDEMDLWMYNGGEVTLKSYNHARHISDIPAEHIEFYRNTKLYFETDDYFFVHAGVPPHQTLEKSKEDAKAMRYFLWGREHLNAFEVPWEKLVIFGHTPRPYPIQKNGMIGIDTGCVYSELGYGKLTALVLPEKEFIQQKSLD; encoded by the coding sequence ATGAGTCAGAAGATTGTAGCTATTGGAGATATTCATGGATGTGTACGATCCTTAAAAACTTTGTGGAATCAATTGAAACCTCACAAGGATGCTATCCATGTTTTTATTGGAGATTATATTGACAGAGGTCCTGATTCAAAAGGGGTTGTAGATTTTCTTCTGGATGTTCAATATGACCGCAAATGTGTGTTTTTAAGGGGAAATCACGAACAAATGTTGTTGAACGCCTTAAATAAAGATGAAATGGACCTCTGGATGTACAACGGTGGTGAGGTTACACTGAAATCTTATAATCATGCGCGGCATATATCGGATATTCCTGCTGAACACATCGAGTTCTACAGAAACACGAAACTTTATTTTGAAACAGACGATTACTTTTTTGTTCACGCCGGGGTGCCGCCTCATCAAACCCTGGAAAAAAGTAAAGAAGACGCCAAAGCCATGCGTTATTTTTTGTGGGGACGAGAACACCTGAATGCTTTCGAAGTTCCGTGGGAAAAATTGGTGATTTTTGGGCATACTCCCCGTCCTTATCCTATCCAGAAAAATGGAATGATTGGAATTGATACGGGATGCGTTTACAGCGAATTGGGTTATGGAAAACTTACCGCTCTGGTACTTCCCGAAAAAGAATTTATACAGCAAAAATCGCTGGATTGA
- the ychF gene encoding redox-regulated ATPase YchF gives MSLKCGIVGLPNVGKSTLFNALSNAGAESANFPFCTIDPNVGLVHVPDARQDTLADLVEPKQTVPATIEFVDIAGLVKGASEGKGKGNAFLSHIREVDLIVHVVRCFDDDDIIHVEGSVDPERDIRIIEDELILKDLESVEKRVEKLKKDAKGGDKKMVANLNIVERLSEHLSDGKTARTFEADTEEREAYKDLFLLTEKPVLYACNVSEEDVNDGNDWVETVKKIASEFDDTVVMFCAKIEAEIAELEPEEKEMFLEEMGLDKSGLDRLIRSAYQNLGLITYFTAGPKEVRAWTITKGTKAPQAAGVIHTDFEKGFIRAETIAYNDYVSLGSEKAAREAGKMRQEGKEYIVQDGDVMLFRFNV, from the coding sequence ATGAGTTTAAAATGTGGTATTGTTGGCTTGCCAAATGTTGGTAAGTCCACTCTTTTCAATGCACTGAGCAACGCAGGTGCCGAGTCTGCTAACTTTCCATTTTGTACAATTGATCCGAATGTGGGACTTGTTCACGTACCCGACGCGAGACAGGATACGTTGGCTGATCTTGTTGAACCCAAGCAGACTGTTCCGGCCACTATCGAATTTGTGGATATTGCCGGTTTGGTAAAAGGTGCTTCCGAAGGAAAAGGGAAGGGGAATGCCTTTCTTTCTCATATCCGGGAAGTGGACTTGATTGTACACGTAGTTCGGTGTTTTGATGATGATGACATCATCCATGTAGAAGGTTCTGTAGATCCCGAGCGCGATATCAGAATTATTGAAGATGAATTGATTCTGAAAGATCTTGAATCGGTCGAGAAACGAGTTGAAAAACTTAAGAAAGATGCAAAAGGTGGTGACAAAAAAATGGTTGCCAATCTGAATATTGTTGAAAGACTGTCAGAGCATCTTTCAGACGGTAAAACTGCAAGAACATTTGAAGCGGATACTGAAGAACGCGAAGCATACAAAGATCTGTTTCTTTTGACTGAGAAACCCGTTTTATACGCCTGTAATGTATCGGAAGAAGATGTAAATGATGGGAATGATTGGGTTGAAACGGTTAAGAAAATTGCCAGTGAATTTGACGATACCGTTGTGATGTTTTGCGCTAAAATCGAGGCTGAAATTGCTGAACTGGAACCCGAAGAAAAAGAGATGTTTCTTGAAGAAATGGGGCTTGATAAATCCGGTTTGGACCGTCTCATCCGATCAGCGTATCAAAATCTTGGTTTGATCACATATTTCACTGCCGGGCCAAAAGAAGTGAGGGCTTGGACCATAACCAAAGGAACAAAGGCACCACAGGCCGCAGGTGTCATTCATACGGATTTTGAAAAAGGTTTTATCCGTGCGGAAACGATAGCGTATAATGATTACGTATCTCTTGGTTCAGAGAAAGCAGCTCGTGAAGCTGGAAAAATGCGCCAGGAAGGTAAAGAGTATATCGTACAAGACGGTGATGTGATGCTGTTCCGTTTTAATGTATAG
- a CDS encoding ABC transporter permease, producing MRTIQFILQKEFLQIFRNKAMLPILFAMPIVQLLVLSFAATYELKEASFALVDYDQSSLSRELTAQLQATGYFRLEYKTFSEKDALSKLQSGDVNMILTIPKDFDSDFLSGKPAPVQMLIDAVDGTKAGMIQSYSSSIIRDFNENHVQEVQLISSDVLQPPAQIELISINWYNPDLDYITYMVPGILVVLVSMIGLFLSGMNIVREQEIGTIEQLNVTPIKKSHFITGKIIPFWIIGMVDLLIGLGLARYGFNIPFLGSLLLILFVSGVYLIVIQALGLFISTVTSTQQQAMFIAWFIMVVFILMGGLFTPIESMPVWAQELTLANPVAWFIKMMRMVLLKGAGWQEISHMVIILVGMGILFYTIALNRYKKTSG from the coding sequence ATGAGAACCATTCAATTCATATTACAGAAAGAGTTTCTGCAGATTTTCCGCAATAAAGCGATGCTGCCAATTCTTTTTGCCATGCCGATTGTTCAGCTTTTAGTTCTCTCTTTTGCGGCAACCTACGAATTGAAAGAAGCTTCATTTGCATTGGTGGATTACGATCAGTCATCTCTTTCGCGGGAATTAACGGCACAATTGCAGGCAACCGGGTATTTCCGTCTTGAATATAAAACGTTCAGTGAGAAGGACGCACTCAGTAAACTGCAAAGTGGAGACGTGAATATGATTCTTACGATCCCGAAAGACTTTGATTCTGATTTTCTATCTGGCAAACCTGCACCCGTTCAAATGCTGATTGACGCTGTGGACGGAACCAAAGCCGGAATGATTCAATCATACAGTTCATCCATCATCAGGGATTTTAATGAAAATCATGTTCAGGAAGTTCAGCTTATTTCGTCTGATGTTTTACAACCACCCGCTCAAATAGAACTCATCTCCATCAACTGGTACAATCCCGATCTGGATTATATTACCTATATGGTGCCGGGAATTTTGGTCGTGCTGGTTTCCATGATCGGATTGTTCCTTTCCGGGATGAATATTGTTCGGGAACAGGAAATAGGAACCATCGAACAATTAAATGTGACGCCCATCAAAAAAAGCCATTTTATTACGGGGAAAATCATTCCATTTTGGATTATTGGAATGGTTGATTTACTGATTGGCCTTGGCCTGGCCCGATATGGTTTTAATATTCCATTCCTTGGAAGTCTCTTGCTAATTTTATTTGTTTCAGGAGTTTATCTCATTGTGATACAAGCTCTTGGACTATTTATTTCAACAGTTACGAGTACCCAGCAACAGGCCATGTTTATTGCTTGGTTTATTATGGTCGTGTTTATTTTGATGGGCGGACTGTTTACACCCATTGAAAGCATGCCGGTTTGGGCACAGGAGCTTACACTGGCAAATCCAGTGGCCTGGTTCATCAAAATGATGAGAATGGTATTGTTGAAGGGAGCCGGCTGGCAGGAGATTTCACATATGGTGATTATTCTGGTGGGAATGGGAATTCTTTTTTATACCATTGCATTAAATCGGTATAAAAAAACTTCAGGATAG
- a CDS encoding sensor histidine kinase yields MAFLKTRVAQYFAFGVIIVSTLIMGFIIYELSNTKHDFATQLITQSSTQLQSDLDEFFLPVENLMMTLKHQQRNRFFQNFDTLSLNNYYIPIIDQYPQVSSVAIANNRGYEFNIIPDSTADIWLNREVHVDQWGMIEKWDSWTYQSDSLHHIRSWQQELENDPRTRPWFTGALNHVNETYWTEPYLYITGDLGLTAASEWTYSETDTLHHIIAIDVTLKDLSKFSQKIRLTENNQNFILTSPEKKIVGLPQSYNDITPEELAEMLMTPPDEFEYPPLVALLEHPENQIVHFDSQNERWWGIIKPYSINSSQELLLAVIVPESDFSSKINSTRNAVIIGFLIIFLISILLVRNYNKLRVLSNKLNDTNKVIEHQKQLLFSEVHHRVKNNLAIISALINIESMQSEKKAVQQVLSRTQKRIQSMSSVHEILYKSDNMSRVSVKDFVPEILELHNNICELKTQIRETVINVNQALTYALLLNELMTRILKSDNIEKCIVDVQVEKSEDELITDLKIFTRSAHTQADKIVVNKLNEVLLNQLNASFEKVNKDDSILYRIRFKLEDKRGSTSNQKLNL; encoded by the coding sequence ATGGCTTTTTTAAAAACGAGGGTTGCGCAATATTTTGCGTTTGGTGTAATCATTGTATCCACTTTGATTATGGGATTTATCATTTATGAACTCTCAAACACTAAACATGATTTTGCTACCCAATTAATCACTCAATCTTCTACCCAACTCCAGAGTGATCTGGATGAGTTCTTTCTGCCTGTCGAAAATTTAATGATGACACTCAAGCATCAACAACGAAACAGGTTTTTCCAGAACTTCGATACCTTATCTCTCAATAATTATTATATCCCCATCATAGACCAGTATCCGCAAGTCTCTTCAGTTGCTATAGCCAATAACCGTGGATATGAATTTAACATTATACCCGACAGCACCGCTGATATTTGGTTAAACAGGGAAGTGCATGTAGATCAATGGGGGATGATTGAAAAATGGGATTCATGGACCTATCAAAGTGATTCACTCCATCACATCCGTAGCTGGCAGCAAGAGTTGGAAAATGATCCGCGTACACGCCCATGGTTTACCGGAGCTTTGAATCATGTGAATGAAACGTACTGGACCGAGCCCTATTTATACATAACCGGAGATCTTGGTTTGACAGCCGCTTCAGAATGGACGTACTCGGAAACAGATACACTCCATCACATAATTGCTATTGATGTTACTCTCAAAGATTTGTCGAAATTTTCGCAAAAGATCAGGCTTACTGAAAACAATCAAAATTTCATATTAACGAGTCCCGAAAAAAAGATTGTAGGGTTGCCTCAGAGTTATAATGATATTACTCCCGAAGAATTAGCAGAAATGTTGATGACTCCGCCCGATGAATTTGAGTATCCTCCATTGGTAGCACTTCTCGAACATCCTGAGAACCAGATTGTTCATTTCGATAGCCAAAATGAACGTTGGTGGGGAATCATAAAACCATACTCGATCAACTCATCGCAAGAACTTTTACTGGCAGTGATTGTGCCTGAGAGTGACTTTTCTTCAAAAATCAACAGCACAAGAAACGCAGTTATTATTGGGTTTTTGATCATTTTTCTCATTTCAATACTGCTTGTAAGAAATTACAACAAGTTGAGAGTGTTGAGTAACAAGTTGAATGACACTAACAAAGTTATTGAGCACCAAAAGCAACTGCTTTTCTCTGAAGTACACCATCGCGTAAAGAACAACCTGGCCATCATTTCTGCATTGATTAACATTGAGTCCATGCAAAGTGAAAAAAAAGCTGTGCAGCAGGTGCTTTCCAGAACTCAAAAAAGAATTCAGTCGATGTCCTCCGTTCATGAAATATTGTATAAATCAGACAACATGAGCCGGGTAAGTGTAAAGGATTTTGTGCCGGAAATACTTGAACTGCATAATAATATTTGTGAACTGAAGACTCAGATCAGAGAGACGGTTATCAATGTAAATCAGGCATTAACATACGCATTGCTTTTAAATGAACTGATGACCAGAATTTTAAAATCGGATAATATTGAAAAATGTATTGTTGACGTTCAGGTAGAAAAATCAGAAGATGAGTTAATTACAGATTTAAAAATCTTTACCCGGTCTGCCCATACTCAGGCCGACAAAATCGTTGTAAATAAACTGAATGAAGTTCTTTTGAATCAGTTAAATGCATCGTTTGAAAAAGTAAATAAAGATGATTCGATTCTCTATCGAATTCGGTTCAAACTGGAAGATAAACGGGGAAGTACCAGCAATCAAAAGCTGAATCTTTAG
- a CDS encoding aldehyde dehydrogenase family protein, whose translation MSDRLEILKTYKTYVGGKFPRSESERIYRVEDSKGNHIANACRCTRKDVRDSVVAARSAFGGWSGRSAYNRGQILYRIAEMLEGRKNQFVNELELLGEKKKNARAEVELAIDRLIYFAGWTDKVSQVFGTVNPVASSHFNFSMPEPTGVVGILGSDESPLLSIISLIAPVIASGNTCVVIASTKNPLSAVSLGEVLHSSDVPGGVINILTGYRNEMVENLTSHMDVNAIFNAVDNPETRKQIDENASISVKRVKHYAQSDWSDKKHETPYLILDFMETKTTWHPVGT comes from the coding sequence ATGTCTGACAGACTCGAAATTCTAAAAACTTATAAAACATATGTTGGCGGAAAATTCCCCCGGAGTGAATCCGAACGGATCTATCGGGTAGAAGATTCAAAGGGAAATCATATTGCCAATGCCTGCCGTTGTACCAGAAAAGATGTGCGAGATTCCGTTGTAGCGGCACGATCGGCTTTTGGCGGATGGAGTGGTCGGTCGGCCTACAATCGCGGACAGATTCTTTATCGGATTGCAGAAATGCTTGAGGGACGTAAAAACCAATTTGTTAACGAACTGGAACTCCTCGGAGAGAAAAAGAAAAATGCACGCGCGGAGGTTGAACTGGCTATTGACCGCCTGATCTATTTTGCCGGCTGGACAGACAAAGTCAGCCAGGTATTTGGAACGGTGAATCCTGTTGCCAGCTCACACTTTAATTTCAGTATGCCTGAGCCAACCGGAGTGGTTGGGATTTTGGGGTCCGATGAATCACCACTTCTCTCTATCATTTCTCTCATCGCTCCTGTCATAGCCAGTGGAAATACTTGTGTTGTAATAGCTTCTACAAAAAATCCATTATCGGCTGTGAGCTTGGGCGAAGTTTTACATTCCTCGGATGTTCCCGGCGGAGTCATCAATATTCTGACAGGTTATCGGAATGAAATGGTTGAAAATCTTACTTCTCACATGGATGTGAATGCTATTTTTAATGCTGTTGATAATCCCGAAACGCGGAAACAAATCGATGAGAATGCATCTATCAGTGTGAAACGAGTTAAGCATTATGCCCAATCGGACTGGAGTGACAAAAAGCACGAAACACCATATTTGATTCTCGATTTTATGGAAACGAAAACTACATGGCACCCCGTTGGTACGTGA
- the nusB gene encoding transcription antitermination factor NusB, whose product MSNRRVAREAALKSLYAVEVGNNSTQQVTNVIIKTALKDDTDSVKFAEKLLLITVDNAEEHDRIIDKHIKNWEVDRLAIIDKLILRMALTELLFFKEVPTKVSINEAIELAKKYSTRKSGNFVNGILDAALTYLKNENKIEKKGRGLIEESNH is encoded by the coding sequence ATGTCTAATAGAAGAGTTGCCAGAGAAGCTGCGTTGAAGTCATTGTATGCCGTGGAAGTCGGGAATAATTCGACTCAGCAAGTTACCAACGTTATTATAAAAACAGCACTTAAAGACGATACAGATTCCGTTAAATTTGCAGAAAAATTATTATTAATTACAGTCGATAATGCGGAGGAGCACGATAGAATTATCGACAAGCATATCAAAAATTGGGAAGTAGACAGGTTAGCCATCATCGATAAATTGATTTTGAGAATGGCCCTGACTGAATTACTTTTTTTTAAAGAAGTTCCTACCAAAGTTTCGATCAATGAAGCCATTGAACTGGCTAAAAAGTATTCTACCAGAAAAAGTGGGAATTTTGTAAATGGCATTTTGGATGCTGCTCTTACGTATTTAAAGAATGAGAATAAAATCGAAAAAAAAGGAAGAGGTTTAATCGAAGAGTCAAATCATTAA
- a CDS encoding ABC transporter permease, with protein sequence MNAFKGFITKEFKQIYRDKRTLLVLFGMPVIMMVLFGFAIRNEIQKAEVAILDFSRDTVTEQLIQKIGANPSFNIAGYLNAYSEIEPLFQQGNVKAVLIFEDDFTEKMIRSNSAKIQMITDATDPNLARLLQAYTSQIVQDFSRDLSPDRSVERAGISPTIRMMYNPELRSVNLFVPGLIAVILMLISTLMTSISITREKEMGNMEILLVSPLKPYQIIIGKVLPYLVLSIVNVFTILILATFVFDVPFEGSYIFFFAEAILFILTALSLGVFISAVSNNQQTAMMVSLAGLLLPTVLLSGFIFPVSSMPYPLQLISHIIPAKWFLIIVRSIMLKGGGIDILWFQTLILLGITLLFMGLSMKRFKVRLQ encoded by the coding sequence ATGAACGCATTTAAGGGATTTATCACGAAGGAGTTTAAACAGATTTACCGCGATAAACGGACGCTGCTGGTGCTTTTTGGGATGCCGGTTATTATGATGGTTTTGTTTGGATTTGCGATTCGTAATGAAATTCAAAAAGCGGAAGTAGCCATTCTTGATTTTTCCAGAGATACGGTGACGGAACAGCTAATTCAAAAGATTGGGGCCAATCCTTCCTTTAATATTGCGGGTTATCTGAATGCTTACAGCGAAATTGAACCGCTCTTTCAACAGGGAAATGTAAAAGCTGTTTTAATTTTTGAGGATGATTTCACCGAGAAAATGATTCGGTCAAACTCAGCAAAAATTCAGATGATTACCGATGCTACCGATCCAAATCTGGCCAGGCTTCTTCAGGCATATACTTCTCAAATAGTTCAGGATTTCAGCAGAGATTTATCTCCCGACAGATCGGTTGAGCGAGCTGGAATTTCCCCCACAATTCGAATGATGTATAACCCTGAGCTCAGAAGTGTGAATCTATTTGTGCCCGGACTCATCGCTGTTATTTTGATGCTGATTTCTACACTGATGACCTCCATCTCCATCACACGCGAGAAGGAAATGGGGAACATGGAAATCCTGCTTGTTTCTCCTCTAAAACCTTATCAGATTATTATTGGTAAAGTGTTGCCGTACTTAGTCTTATCAATTGTAAATGTTTTTACCATTTTAATTCTTGCAACCTTTGTTTTTGATGTACCTTTTGAAGGTTCATACATTTTCTTCTTTGCCGAAGCGATTCTTTTTATTCTTACGGCATTATCACTTGGAGTATTTATTTCTGCTGTCTCAAATAATCAGCAGACAGCAATGATGGTTTCGCTGGCCGGCCTTTTGCTTCCAACCGTTCTTCTCTCCGGATTTATTTTTCCGGTTTCCAGCATGCCGTATCCCTTGCAGTTAATCAGCCACATTATTCCCGCAAAATGGTTTCTGATCATCGTGAGAAGCATTATGCTGAAGGGTGGAGGCATAGATATTCTCTGGTTCCAAACTCTCATTTTGCTCGGAATTACCTTGTTGTTTATGGGTTTGAGTATGAAACGATTTAAAGTGAGGCTGCAATGA
- a CDS encoding ABC transporter ATP-binding protein: MAEAAIKTSDLTKMFGDFTAVDHISFEVNRGEIFGFLGANGAGKTTAMKMLTGLLSPTSGKGSVSGHDIYSESETIKKKIGYMSQRFSLYDDLTVKENIRFYGGVYGLEKKTLQDKSLEILEKVGLEEALNIRVGSLPLGWKQKLAFSVSLLHEPTIVFLDEPTGGVDPVTRRQFWEMIYKASEDGITVFVTTHYMDEAEYCDRVSIMVDGKIEALDSPEELKKSFSTDSIEEVFIQLARSAENVE, from the coding sequence ATGGCTGAAGCCGCAATTAAAACCAGTGATTTGACAAAAATGTTCGGCGATTTCACGGCGGTGGATCATATCAGTTTTGAAGTGAACCGGGGTGAGATTTTTGGTTTTCTTGGAGCAAATGGAGCGGGAAAAACAACGGCAATGAAAATGCTGACCGGCCTGCTTTCTCCAACATCAGGAAAAGGATCGGTATCCGGCCATGATATCTATTCAGAATCCGAAACCATCAAAAAGAAAATCGGTTATATGAGTCAGCGGTTTTCATTGTATGACGATCTTACCGTGAAAGAAAACATCCGCTTTTATGGCGGTGTTTACGGATTGGAGAAAAAGACACTTCAGGATAAATCCTTGGAAATATTGGAAAAAGTAGGGCTTGAAGAAGCCTTAAACATCCGGGTTGGTTCGTTACCCCTTGGCTGGAAGCAAAAATTGGCGTTTTCGGTCTCTCTTTTGCATGAACCAACCATTGTTTTTTTGGATGAACCAACGGGAGGTGTTGATCCAGTTACACGGCGGCAATTTTGGGAAATGATCTATAAGGCTTCGGAAGATGGTATTACTGTTTTTGTAACCACACATTATATGGACGAAGCTGAGTACTGTGATCGGGTTTCAATTATGGTTGATGGGAAAATTGAAGCCCTCGATTCGCCCGAAGAGCTGAAGAAATCATTTTCGACAGACTCTATTGAAGAAGTTTTTATTCAACTTGCAAGGAGTGCAGAAAATGTCGAGTAA
- a CDS encoding aldehyde dehydrogenase family protein, whose amino-acid sequence MSKTKDKISTETTNGAPKPTSPNADLKLDFASFWEYSSAPESSDFVEIKEKYNHYIDGEFVEPEKGRYMKSINPANEEVLTEFAEGTTEDVDKAVKAARKAYDKTWSKISAKERGKFVYRIARMIQERSRELAITETLDGGKPIRESRDVDVPLAAAHFFYYAGWADKLEYAFPGRKPEPLGVCGQIIPWNFPLLMLAWKIAPALATGNTVVLKPAETTPVTALKFAEICSDAGLPDGVVNIVTGAGQTGSAIVNHPDVNKIAFTGSTEIGKIIQKALAGTEKKYSLELGGKGPNIVFEDAPLDQTVEGIINAIFFNQGHVCCAGSRLLVQEGIAERLIDKLKDRMETLIVGDPLDKNIDIGAINSKSQFEKINEYLDIGVNEGAEMYQSKCELPETGYFCRPTIFTGVAQSNRIVQEEIFGPVLTIQTFRTPDEAIEKANNTPYGLASGIWTDKGSKIFKIGQQVRSGVMWSNTYNKFDPTSPFGGYKESGIGSEGGLQGLYPYVKLN is encoded by the coding sequence ATGTCTAAGACAAAAGACAAAATATCTACCGAAACGACGAATGGTGCTCCAAAACCGACCTCTCCGAATGCCGATTTGAAATTGGATTTTGCTTCGTTTTGGGAATACAGTTCGGCTCCTGAAAGTAGTGATTTTGTTGAGATCAAAGAAAAATACAATCATTATATAGATGGAGAATTTGTAGAACCGGAGAAAGGGCGCTACATGAAATCCATCAATCCGGCCAACGAAGAAGTTCTTACAGAATTTGCTGAAGGAACCACCGAAGATGTTGATAAAGCTGTTAAGGCTGCGCGAAAAGCGTATGACAAAACCTGGTCGAAAATTTCGGCAAAAGAGCGTGGCAAGTTTGTCTATCGTATTGCAAGAATGATCCAGGAACGATCTCGTGAGCTTGCCATCACTGAAACGCTAGACGGCGGGAAACCGATTCGTGAATCCCGTGATGTGGATGTACCGTTAGCCGCCGCCCACTTCTTTTACTATGCAGGCTGGGCCGACAAATTGGAATATGCTTTTCCCGGACGTAAACCGGAACCGCTTGGTGTATGCGGACAAATCATTCCCTGGAATTTTCCCCTGTTGATGTTAGCCTGGAAAATTGCTCCTGCTCTTGCAACCGGAAATACGGTTGTGCTAAAACCGGCAGAAACCACTCCTGTCACCGCACTTAAATTTGCCGAGATTTGCAGTGATGCCGGCCTTCCGGACGGAGTTGTAAATATTGTAACGGGAGCGGGTCAGACAGGATCAGCTATTGTCAATCATCCCGATGTAAATAAAATTGCTTTTACTGGTTCAACCGAAATTGGAAAAATCATCCAAAAAGCTTTGGCCGGAACGGAGAAGAAATACTCACTTGAACTGGGCGGTAAGGGACCGAATATTGTTTTTGAAGATGCTCCTTTAGATCAGACTGTTGAGGGAATTATCAATGCGATTTTCTTTAACCAGGGCCATGTTTGCTGCGCTGGTTCGCGTCTCTTGGTTCAGGAAGGAATTGCAGAACGTTTGATTGATAAACTGAAAGACCGAATGGAAACATTGATCGTCGGCGATCCTTTGGATAAAAATATCGACATCGGTGCCATCAATTCAAAATCTCAGTTTGAAAAAATAAACGAATATTTAGATATCGGAGTGAACGAAGGCGCAGAAATGTATCAAAGTAAATGCGAACTTCCGGAAACCGGATATTTCTGCAGGCCCACAATTTTTACGGGAGTTGCCCAGAGTAACCGAATTGTTCAGGAAGAGATTTTTGGACCGGTTCTCACCATTCAAACCTTCCGAACTCCGGACGAAGCCATTGAAAAAGCCAATAACACACCGTACGGTTTAGCCAGCGGAATCTGGACAGATAAGGGATCTAAAATTTTCAAAATCGGCCAACAAGTTCGCTCCGGTGTAATGTGGTCGAACACGTACAATAAATTCGATCCAACATCTCCTTTTGGCGGTTACAAAGAAAGTGGAATCGGGAGTGAGGGCGGACTTCAAGGATTGTATCCATACGTAAAGCTGAATTGA